One genomic region from Shewanella aestuarii encodes:
- a CDS encoding DUF721 domain-containing protein: MKKSPQDLSNLLHGAGKLPELAEKAELLNNLNHYVKQIIDGPVAEQLKVANLRQGVLVIETTSAAWAARINFQKPKLLRELQAETLPMLTAIEVKVNPALAMRTNIPQTNPKHISPTAAQHIEALAEHIEGSLGEKLKRLAALASRNRQSNN, from the coding sequence ATGAAAAAGTCCCCTCAGGATCTCAGCAACTTATTACACGGCGCAGGTAAACTACCTGAACTTGCTGAGAAAGCAGAACTGCTCAACAATTTGAATCACTATGTAAAACAAATTATCGATGGTCCTGTGGCGGAACAACTTAAAGTTGCCAATTTACGCCAGGGTGTTCTTGTTATTGAAACAACATCGGCAGCTTGGGCTGCACGAATTAATTTTCAAAAGCCTAAACTACTAAGAGAACTTCAGGCTGAAACGTTACCCATGCTCACTGCAATTGAGGTTAAAGTCAACCCAGCGTTAGCAATGAGAACGAATATACCCCAAACAAATCCAAAACATATTAGTCCTACAGCGGCTCAACATATTGAGGCGTTGGCGGAACATATTGAGGGATCATTGGGTGAAAAACTAAAACGGCTGGCTGCATTGGCCAGCCGTAATAGGCAATCTAACAACTAA
- a CDS encoding M23 family metallopeptidase: MSVTVFIQGRNGVTRWQPSKRWFLLPIMLVVTGTALYQYSETRFAHQQAKVDENQQLREQQKQQVIELKNATEVQLATLVTHVAKMQAKITRLEALGQQVAQNNLLDDQFDFSAEVGMGGLSDLGTGIELSQLINDMDKLASRIDNNYLQLSLLETVSTNLHIDEERYISGRPIDKGWLSSPYGLRNDPFNGRRTMHKGIDFAGREGADVIATAAGVVTWSGSMFGYGELVEIDHGNGLRTRYGHNKSLSVNVGDVVAKGDTIAKMGSTGRSTGPHVHYEVLRGGQQIDPQKYVYRKAS; this comes from the coding sequence ATGAGTGTAACAGTTTTTATTCAAGGTCGGAATGGCGTCACTCGCTGGCAACCCAGTAAGCGTTGGTTCCTTTTACCTATAATGTTGGTTGTCACGGGCACCGCACTATATCAATATAGTGAAACCCGCTTTGCTCATCAGCAAGCTAAAGTTGATGAAAACCAACAACTGCGTGAGCAACAAAAGCAGCAAGTCATTGAGCTCAAAAATGCAACCGAAGTCCAATTGGCAACTCTAGTAACGCATGTTGCTAAAATGCAAGCCAAAATCACCCGTCTTGAGGCCTTAGGTCAGCAAGTCGCCCAAAATAATCTATTAGATGATCAGTTTGATTTCAGTGCCGAAGTCGGTATGGGGGGATTGAGTGATTTGGGCACAGGTATCGAATTAAGCCAGCTTATTAATGATATGGATAAGCTGGCATCAAGAATTGATAATAATTATCTTCAGTTGTCACTACTTGAAACTGTGTCAACAAATCTCCATATAGATGAAGAGCGTTATATATCAGGGCGGCCAATCGATAAAGGTTGGTTATCTTCGCCCTATGGTTTACGCAATGACCCTTTTAATGGTCGTAGAACAATGCACAAAGGTATTGATTTCGCGGGTCGAGAAGGGGCCGATGTTATTGCAACTGCAGCAGGTGTAGTAACTTGGTCAGGAAGTATGTTTGGTTATGGCGAGTTAGTGGAAATTGATCATGGAAATGGTCTTCGTACTCGCTATGGGCACAATAAATCTCTGTCAGTAAACGTAGGTGACGTCGTTGCCAAAGGCGATACTATCGCCAAAATGGGAAGCACAGGTCGTTCAACCGGCCCTCATGTGCATTACGAAGTGCTTCGCGGTGGTCAGCAAATCGATCCACAAAAATATGTCTACCGCAAAGCAAGTTAA
- a CDS encoding LysR family transcriptional regulator, translating to MLELEEIYRRDLNLLIALQVLVEERSVTLAAKRLHLSQSATSRILARLRDMLNDPLFTRVGQQLLPTDFALECYQKLHQPTGQLIEILSPKTFNPAECQQQFAIAATDYAMQALVPFILPEIYQKAPKIRLEVLPVQHKELQAQLSIKGADMAICRAIDQTMNLQSEFLGKVGVSCLLSANHPLANHEISLEDYLHYPHATIAISDGVKAMLDNAISQYPSRTELLRTPHIDSALAIQHITL from the coding sequence ATGCTGGAATTAGAAGAGATATATCGCCGAGATCTTAACCTGTTAATTGCACTGCAAGTATTAGTGGAAGAGCGCAGTGTTACCCTAGCCGCAAAGCGTTTACATTTAAGTCAATCTGCCACAAGCCGTATCCTTGCTCGATTAAGGGATATGTTGAATGATCCATTATTTACCCGAGTAGGTCAGCAATTATTACCAACTGACTTTGCACTTGAATGTTATCAAAAATTACACCAGCCCACCGGTCAATTAATTGAAATATTATCACCTAAAACATTCAACCCAGCAGAATGTCAACAGCAGTTTGCCATTGCTGCAACCGATTATGCCATGCAAGCATTAGTCCCCTTTATTTTGCCAGAGATTTATCAAAAAGCGCCAAAAATCAGGTTAGAAGTGCTACCCGTACAACACAAAGAATTACAGGCTCAGTTAAGTATAAAAGGGGCAGACATGGCGATTTGTCGTGCCATCGATCAAACAATGAATTTACAAAGTGAATTTCTTGGAAAGGTCGGTGTCAGCTGCTTACTCTCAGCTAATCATCCATTAGCAAATCATGAGATTAGCTTAGAAGATTATTTACATTATCCTCACGCTACCATTGCCATAAGTGATGGGGTAAAAGCTATGCTTGATAATGCTATAAGCCAATACCCATCAAGAACAGAATTACTTAGAACGCCCCATATTGATAGCGCCCTAGCCATACAACACATCACCCTCTGA
- a CDS encoding MDR family oxidoreductase produces the protein MFNALVLTQEDKQTLAQVSQISETDLPEGEVLVDVACSSLNYKDGLAVTGVGKIIRNFPMVPGIDFAGTVLESSDQRYKAGDQVILTGWGVGENHWGGLAEKARVKADWLVPMPSNCDAVKAMQIGTAGLTAMLCVQALQKAGVKPSDGEVLVTGASGGVGSVAVTLLAQLGYEVVASSGRVEENAPLLIKLGAKEVIERSELDIDATPLERQRWAGVVDTVGNKVLATALAQMNYGGAAAICGLAGGFALPTTVMPFILRGVNLLGIDSVACPFEKRQSAWQEVIKLLPESYYQQACQSISLAQVPDFSQQIIKGQVTGRVLVKL, from the coding sequence ATGTTTAATGCACTTGTTCTGACCCAAGAAGATAAACAGACTTTAGCGCAAGTAAGTCAAATTTCTGAAACCGATTTGCCTGAAGGTGAAGTTTTAGTTGATGTAGCTTGCTCATCATTAAACTATAAGGATGGTTTGGCCGTAACTGGTGTGGGTAAAATTATTCGCAATTTCCCTATGGTTCCAGGGATAGATTTTGCCGGAACGGTTTTGGAGTCAAGTGACCAGCGCTACAAAGCAGGTGACCAAGTTATTTTGACCGGTTGGGGTGTCGGTGAGAACCACTGGGGTGGTTTAGCAGAAAAAGCGCGTGTTAAAGCGGATTGGTTAGTGCCGATGCCAAGTAATTGTGATGCAGTAAAAGCGATGCAAATTGGCACTGCAGGTTTAACTGCAATGCTTTGTGTGCAGGCTTTACAGAAAGCTGGTGTTAAACCCAGCGATGGTGAAGTTTTGGTCACAGGCGCAAGCGGCGGTGTAGGTAGTGTGGCTGTTACCTTGTTGGCTCAGCTTGGTTATGAGGTAGTCGCCAGTTCAGGACGTGTTGAAGAAAATGCTCCGCTATTAATCAAGTTAGGCGCTAAAGAAGTGATTGAGCGTAGCGAACTTGATATAGATGCTACACCATTAGAAAGACAGCGTTGGGCTGGTGTAGTCGATACTGTTGGTAATAAAGTGCTTGCGACAGCATTGGCACAAATGAACTATGGTGGCGCTGCTGCTATTTGTGGTTTAGCTGGCGGTTTTGCTTTACCTACAACGGTAATGCCTTTTATTTTACGTGGTGTTAATTTGCTTGGTATTGATTCAGTTGCTTGCCCATTTGAAAAACGTCAATCTGCATGGCAAGAGGTGATAAAACTATTACCTGAAAGCTACTATCAGCAAGCTTGTCAGAGTATTTCTCTTGCACAAGTTCCTGATTTTTCGCAGCAGATTATTAAAGGTCAAGTTACAGGCAGAGTACTAGTAAAGCTTTAA
- the secA gene encoding preprotein translocase subunit SecA — protein MLGKLLTKVFGSRNDRTLKSLGKVVTKINALEAEYEKLTDEELKQKTAEFRQRIESGETLDGIMAEAFATVREASKRVFEMRHFDVQLLGGMVLDSNRIAEMRTGEGKTLTATLPAYLNGLTGKGVHVITVNDYLARRDAEFNRPLFEFLGLTVGINVAGLGQIEKKAAYNADITYGTNNEFGFDYLRDNMAFSPQERVQRPLHYALIDEVDSILIDEARTPLIISGAAEDSSELYIKVNLLIPSLIRQDKEDTEEYVGEGDFTIDEKAKQVHLTERGQEKVEQLLTEKGMLAEGDSLYSAANISLLHHIYAALRAHTLFERDVDYIVQDGDVVIVDEHTGRTMPGRRWSEGLHQAVEAKEGVNIQNENQTLASITFQNYFRQYEKLAGMTGTADTEAFEFQHIYGLDTVVVPTNRPMVRNDMPDLVYLTAKEKYDAIVKDIQGCRERGQPVLVGTVSIEQSEILHGLLKKAKIPHSVLNAKFHEKEAEIVAQAGSLGAVTIATNMAGRGTDIVLGGNWHMEVEALTNPTDEQKKKIKADWQVRHDAVLAAGGLHILGTERHESRRIDNQLRGRAGRQGDAGSSRFYLSMEDSLMRIFASDRVSGMMKKLGMEEGEAIEHPWVSRAIENAQRKVEARNFDIRKQLLEYDDVANDQRQVVYSQRNELMDADSIEDTIRNIEQDVISGVIDQYIPPQSLEELWDVAGLEQRLANEFALKLPIQEWLDKEDDLHEETLRERIVKTWTDSYKAKEEMVGPQVLRQFEKAVMLQTLDGLWKEHLAAMDHLRQGIHLRGYAQKNPKQEYKRESFELFQQMLETLKHDVISVLSKVQVQAQSDVDEMEQRRREEEAKIQRDYQHASAQALGDSEKAAAPAKPQTVIREGEKVGRNDPCPCGSGQKYKQCHGKLT, from the coding sequence ATGTTAGGTAAATTACTGACAAAAGTATTTGGAAGCCGAAACGACCGAACCTTGAAAAGCCTTGGCAAAGTCGTTACTAAAATTAATGCCTTAGAAGCTGAGTATGAAAAGCTCACTGATGAAGAATTAAAACAAAAAACTGCAGAGTTTCGTCAGCGTATTGAGTCTGGTGAAACCTTAGATGGCATCATGGCTGAAGCCTTTGCAACAGTGCGTGAAGCGTCAAAGCGTGTGTTTGAAATGCGCCACTTCGACGTGCAGCTCCTTGGTGGTATGGTGTTAGACAGTAATCGAATTGCAGAAATGCGTACCGGTGAAGGTAAAACATTAACCGCAACCTTGCCGGCATATTTGAATGGTTTAACAGGCAAAGGTGTTCACGTTATTACAGTGAATGACTACCTTGCGCGTCGAGATGCTGAATTCAACCGTCCACTTTTTGAATTTTTAGGTTTGACCGTTGGCATTAACGTAGCTGGTTTAGGTCAAATTGAAAAGAAAGCTGCTTACAATGCTGATATAACATACGGTACCAACAACGAGTTTGGTTTCGACTATCTTCGTGACAACATGGCGTTCTCTCCACAAGAGCGTGTTCAGCGCCCATTGCATTACGCGTTAATAGATGAAGTCGATTCAATTTTAATTGATGAAGCTCGTACCCCGTTAATCATTTCGGGTGCAGCCGAAGATAGCTCAGAACTATATATCAAAGTTAACCTACTCATCCCAAGTCTTATTCGTCAAGATAAAGAAGATACCGAAGAGTATGTTGGCGAAGGCGATTTTACTATTGATGAAAAAGCCAAACAGGTTCATTTAACAGAGCGTGGGCAAGAGAAGGTTGAACAACTTTTAACTGAAAAAGGCATGCTAGCAGAAGGCGATTCACTGTACTCTGCTGCCAATATTTCACTGCTTCACCATATCTATGCTGCTTTACGTGCGCATACATTATTTGAGCGAGACGTCGATTATATCGTGCAAGATGGTGATGTCGTTATTGTTGATGAGCACACCGGTCGAACCATGCCAGGACGTCGTTGGTCTGAGGGTTTACATCAAGCTGTTGAGGCGAAAGAAGGTGTTAACATTCAAAATGAAAACCAGACCCTAGCTTCCATTACCTTCCAGAACTACTTCCGCCAATATGAAAAATTAGCAGGTATGACAGGTACGGCAGATACAGAAGCGTTTGAATTCCAGCATATCTACGGCCTAGATACCGTTGTTGTGCCAACAAACCGTCCTATGGTTCGTAATGATATGCCTGACTTGGTCTATCTAACGGCTAAAGAAAAATACGATGCCATTGTTAAAGATATTCAAGGTTGTCGTGAACGTGGTCAACCTGTCTTGGTTGGTACTGTTTCAATTGAACAATCTGAAATTCTTCATGGTTTATTAAAGAAAGCCAAAATACCACATAGCGTACTTAATGCTAAATTCCATGAAAAAGAAGCAGAAATTGTTGCTCAAGCAGGTAGTTTAGGTGCAGTAACCATTGCAACTAACATGGCTGGCCGTGGTACAGATATCGTATTAGGCGGTAACTGGCACATGGAAGTTGAGGCATTAACAAACCCAACAGATGAACAAAAGAAAAAAATTAAAGCAGATTGGCAAGTGCGTCATGATGCAGTGTTAGCCGCAGGCGGTTTACACATTTTAGGTACCGAACGTCATGAGTCTCGCCGCATTGATAATCAGCTGCGAGGTCGTGCGGGACGTCAAGGCGATGCGGGTTCTTCACGTTTCTACTTGTCTATGGAAGATAGCTTAATGCGCATCTTCGCTTCAGATCGTGTATCAGGCATGATGAAAAAGCTAGGTATGGAAGAAGGTGAAGCAATTGAGCATCCATGGGTATCGCGTGCAATTGAAAACGCTCAGCGTAAAGTAGAAGCTAGAAACTTCGATATTCGTAAACAATTACTTGAATATGATGATGTAGCAAACGATCAACGCCAAGTTGTCTATTCGCAACGTAATGAGTTGATGGATGCTGACAGTATTGAAGATACCATCCGAAATATCGAGCAAGACGTAATATCGGGTGTGATTGATCAATATATTCCGCCTCAATCTCTAGAAGAGTTATGGGATGTTGCAGGACTTGAACAGCGTCTAGCAAATGAGTTTGCTTTGAAACTCCCAATCCAAGAGTGGTTAGATAAAGAAGACGATTTACATGAAGAAACATTACGTGAGCGTATTGTGAAAACATGGACAGATTCTTATAAAGCGAAAGAAGAAATGGTAGGCCCGCAGGTTTTACGTCAATTTGAAAAAGCCGTAATGCTGCAAACATTAGATGGTTTATGGAAAGAGCACTTAGCAGCCATGGATCATTTGCGCCAAGGTATTCATTTACGTGGTTATGCACAAAAGAATCCTAAACAAGAATATAAACGTGAATCGTTTGAACTCTTCCAGCAAATGTTGGAAACGTTAAAACATGATGTAATTAGCGTTTTATCTAAGGTTCAAGTGCAAGCTCAGTCCGATGTAGATGAAATGGAACAGCGTCGCCGTGAAGAAGAAGCCAAAATTCAACGTGACTATCAACATGCATCAGCACAAGCGTTAGGTGACAGTGAAAAAGCAGCTGCGCCAGCCAAACCTCAAACAGTTATACGTGAAGGTGAGAAAGTTGGCCGAAATGATCCTTGTCCTTGTGGCTCAGGCCAAAAGTATAAACAGTGCCATGGAAAATTAACCTAA
- the lpxC gene encoding UDP-3-O-acyl-N-acetylglucosamine deacetylase produces the protein MIFQRTVQKMVKSTGVGLHSGNKVTLCIMPAPVNTGIVLKRTDLTPAVSIPARADLVRETTMCTALVNDAGVRISTIEHLFAALAGLGIDNAVIEVDAPEIPIMDGSASPFVFLLQSAGIKEQAAPKKYLKITKPIRVEDGDKWAELTPFKGFRVNFKIDFAHPEIARSQQHMVMDFSTSAFVKDISRARTFGFMRDIEYLRANNLALGGSMENAVVLDEYRVLNPDGLRYDDEFVKHKILDAFGDLYVAGHAIVGEFTAFKTGHALNNQLVRALLAQQDAWELVSFDKEADVPVSFMVPGNAALA, from the coding sequence ATGATTTTTCAAAGAACTGTTCAAAAAATGGTGAAGAGTACTGGTGTTGGATTGCATTCCGGCAACAAGGTGACTCTGTGCATTATGCCCGCACCAGTTAATACAGGGATTGTACTGAAACGTACCGATCTGACTCCTGCAGTGTCTATACCTGCGAGAGCCGATTTAGTGCGTGAAACCACTATGTGTACAGCCCTTGTAAATGATGCCGGTGTTCGTATTTCAACAATTGAGCATTTATTTGCGGCTCTCGCTGGTCTTGGCATTGATAACGCAGTTATCGAAGTTGACGCACCAGAAATCCCGATTATGGATGGCAGTGCAAGCCCGTTTGTGTTTTTACTGCAAAGTGCAGGCATAAAAGAACAAGCGGCGCCTAAAAAATACCTGAAAATTACCAAACCAATTCGTGTTGAAGACGGTGATAAATGGGCAGAGTTAACGCCATTTAAAGGCTTTAGAGTTAATTTCAAAATTGACTTCGCTCATCCTGAAATTGCTCGTAGCCAACAACATATGGTGATGGACTTTTCGACATCCGCGTTTGTAAAAGATATTAGCCGTGCAAGAACTTTTGGGTTTATGCGTGATATTGAGTACCTTCGTGCTAATAATTTAGCATTGGGTGGCAGTATGGAAAATGCTGTAGTGCTTGATGAATACCGCGTCCTCAACCCTGATGGTCTGCGTTATGATGACGAGTTCGTAAAGCATAAAATTCTAGATGCATTTGGAGACCTCTATGTAGCAGGTCATGCCATTGTTGGTGAATTTACAGCGTTTAAAACCGGTCATGCATTGAATAATCAACTCGTCAGAGCATTACTTGCCCAGCAGGATGCTTGGGAGTTGGTTAGCTTTGACAAGGAAGCAGACGTCCCCGTTAGCTTTATGGTTCCAGGTAATGCCGCACTTGCTTAG
- the rpe gene encoding ribulose-phosphate 3-epimerase, whose amino-acid sequence MQPYLIAPSILSADFARLGDDVQAVLEAGADVVHFDVMDNHYVPNLTIGPMVCTALRNYGITADIDVHLMVKPVDRIIPDFAKAGASIITFHPEASEHIDRTLQLIKESGCKAGLVFNPATPLHYLDHVMDKLDVILLMSVNPGFGGQSFIPSTLDKLRQVRERIDASGYDIRLQVDGGVKVDNIAEIAAAGADMFVAGSAIFGKPDYKAVIDQMRDELAKV is encoded by the coding sequence ATGCAACCATATTTAATCGCTCCTTCAATCTTATCTGCCGATTTTGCTCGCCTAGGTGACGATGTTCAAGCTGTACTTGAAGCCGGTGCCGATGTTGTACATTTTGACGTAATGGATAATCACTACGTACCAAACTTAACCATTGGCCCAATGGTTTGTACGGCGTTACGTAATTATGGGATCACAGCTGATATTGATGTGCATCTAATGGTTAAACCCGTTGATCGTATTATTCCTGATTTTGCTAAAGCCGGTGCTTCCATTATTACTTTTCACCCAGAAGCGTCTGAGCATATTGATCGTACATTACAGCTAATTAAGGAATCGGGCTGCAAAGCTGGTCTAGTGTTTAACCCAGCGACTCCCTTACACTATCTAGATCATGTTATGGATAAGCTAGATGTTATTTTATTAATGTCGGTAAACCCAGGTTTTGGTGGTCAATCCTTTATCCCTTCAACGTTAGATAAATTACGTCAAGTGCGTGAGCGCATTGACGCCAGCGGTTATGATATTCGTCTGCAAGTTGATGGCGGTGTTAAAGTGGATAATATCGCTGAAATTGCTGCCGCAGGTGCTGATATGTTTGTTGCTGGCTCAGCCATTTTTGGCAAGCCAGATTACAAAGCTGTAATTGATCAGATGCGTGATGAGTTAGCTAAGGTTTAG
- a CDS encoding DUF2970 domain-containing protein, which yields MVLSIWRVFSSTVAAFFGVQTEQNRHRDFQQQSPLPFIIMGVILAFVFVIGLLAIVSQVLE from the coding sequence ATAGTCTTGTCTATTTGGCGAGTATTTAGCAGTACCGTTGCCGCTTTTTTTGGTGTCCAAACAGAGCAAAATCGTCATCGAGATTTCCAGCAGCAATCACCTCTACCCTTTATCATCATGGGAGTCATCCTAGCATTTGTATTTGTTATTGGTTTACTTGCCATAGTCAGTCAAGTATTAGAATAA
- a CDS encoding phosphoglycolate phosphatase: MTDFQKITAIAFDLDGTLIDSVPDLAAATNATLAELGLPLATELQVRSWVGNGAKVLMTRALTYALGQTVSEQQLLQTMPIFMHHYGLNLEKHSNLYPKVLTTLKALKNAGYHLAIVTNKPYEFTIPLLKAFELTELFDYVLGGDSLAKMKPDPMPLMHLIRQWDIQPEQLLMVGDSKNDILAAKSANVAVIGLTYGYNYGEPISASNPNLVCDDFGQIGQCLLSK; this comes from the coding sequence ATGACAGATTTTCAAAAGATAACCGCGATAGCCTTTGATTTAGATGGTACGTTAATCGACAGCGTGCCTGATTTAGCCGCGGCGACTAATGCGACTTTGGCTGAGTTGGGGTTGCCTTTAGCGACTGAATTGCAGGTGCGTAGTTGGGTTGGTAATGGCGCTAAAGTATTAATGACTCGCGCATTAACCTATGCCCTTGGTCAGACAGTCAGTGAGCAACAGCTGCTGCAAACCATGCCAATATTTATGCACCACTATGGTTTGAATCTTGAAAAGCATAGTAACTTGTATCCTAAAGTGTTAACAACGCTAAAAGCATTAAAAAATGCTGGATACCATTTAGCTATTGTTACTAACAAACCCTACGAGTTTACTATTCCGTTGCTTAAGGCCTTTGAGTTAACTGAGTTGTTTGATTACGTGCTTGGTGGTGATTCGTTAGCTAAGATGAAACCAGATCCCATGCCTTTAATGCATCTAATAAGGCAGTGGGATATTCAACCTGAGCAGTTATTGATGGTTGGGGATTCAAAGAATGATATTTTAGCCGCTAAGTCTGCCAATGTGGCCGTTATTGGGTTAACCTACGGCTACAACTACGGTGAGCCTATTAGTGCCAGTAATCCTAATCTGGTTTGCGATGATTTTGGCCAAATTGGTCAATGTTTACTTTCTAAATAA